GCGGCGCCTTCCAGGCTGCACGCGGCATCGGCCTGGCGGTAGCGCGTCTTGGCGCCATAGGCGCCCGCGGCCGGCGCGTGACCAGCGACCCAGCTCGCGTCCTGCGCCCGCAGCTCGCCCGACAACAGCCAGGGGTGGTCATGCCCCTGCACCACGTAGAGCACATTGCGCTCCAGATCCTTGCGCGCCACGTACCAGGCTTCGGCCGTACCGTCCTCGCGCTGGCGCCCCTTCACCCCGCCCACGCCCAGGCCCTTGCGCTGGCCCAGCGTATAGAACGACAGCCCTTCGTGGCGGCCGACCTTCTGCCCTTCCGGCGTCATGATCGGGCCAGGCTCGGTCGGCAGATAGCGGTTCAGGAACTCGCGGAACGGCCGCTCGCCGATGAAGCAGATGCCAGTGGAATCCTTCTTGGCGGCGTTATGCAGGCCGATCTCGTGCGCAATGCGCCGCACCTCGGTCTTGTGGATCTCACCCAGCGGGAACATGGTGCGCGACAACTGCGCCTGGTTCAGCCGGTGCAGGAAGTAGCTCTGGTCCTTGGACGCGTCCAGCGCCTTGAGCAGTTGAAACTGCGTGCCGCCCCCCTCGGCCGGCACCTCGCGCACTCGGGCGTAGTGGCCGGTGGCGATGTGCTCGGCGCCCAGCGCCATGGCGTGGTCCAGAAAGGCCTTGAACTTGATCTCGGCATTGCACAGCACGTCCGGGTTCGGCGTGCGGCCCGCGGAGTACTCGCGCAGGAACTCCGCGAACACGCGGTCCTTGTATTCGGCGGCGAAATTGACGAACTCGAACTCGACCCCGACCAGATCCGCGACGCTGGCGGCGTCCAGCAGGTCTTGGCGGGTGGAGCAGTATTCGGAATCGTCGTCGTCTTCCCAGTTCTTCATGAACAGGCCGACGACCTCGTAGCCTTGCTGCTTGAGCAGCCAGGCGGTGACCGAAGAATCGACCCCGCCGGACATGCCGACGACAACGCGGCCTTTCTTGGTAAGTTTTTGACTCATGATGGGACTATTTTAGATCGGTCCGCGCATCTTCCCGCGGCTGCGGCTCGGCGGCCCGCGACACTTCCATCAGCCAGGTGCGGAAAGCCTGCAGGGTCGGAAGATTGGCCTTCTGCTCCGGGTAGCACAGGTAGTACCCCATGCGCGCCCGGATCGGCAGCTGGATGGCGACGGCCAGCTTGCCGTCGCGCAGCTCGTCTTCGATCAGGCAGCGCGGAATCAGCGCCACGCCGAAGCCAGCCGCGGCGGCCTGCGACAGCAGCGCATACTGGTCAAAGCGCGCGCCTTCCAGGCTGCGCCGGGTATCGCAGCCGGCCTGCTCGAACCAGTCGCGCCAGCCTTCCAGCGCCGAGGTGTGGTGCAGCAGCGGATAGGCCAGCAGGTCCGCGGGCGCCGCACAGCCGCCCGGGATCAGGCGCGGGCTGCAGACCGGCAGAATTTCGCGGCCGACGATGTAGTCCGCCCCGCTGCCTGGCCAGATGCCTTCGCCGAAGCGCACGGCGGCGTCCAGTTCAGGGGTGGAGAAGTCATAGCCCTGGCGGTGAGGCAGGAATTCGACGTGGATATCCGGCCGCAGGCGCATGAAGGCGGTCAGGCGCGGGATCAGCCAGCGCGCGCCGAAGGTCGGCATACAGGTCAGGTTGAGCGTGCCGCCCTGCCCCTGGTGCGCGATCAGTTCCACGGTGGCGGCTTCGATCTGCCCCAGCCCGGCCTGGATCTTGGTCAGGTAGCTGCGTCCGGCCTCGGTCAGGACCAGGCCTTGCCTGATCCGCAGGAATAGTTCGATGCCGACGAACTCCTCCAGATGTTTCACCTGCTTACTGACCGCACCCTGCGTGACACACAATTCCTGGGCCGCGCGCGTGAAGCTGCTATGTCTCGCGGCGACTTCGAACGCCTGGAGATCCGTGAGTGAGGGACAGAATCGCCGCATGGATGAGGTACGCAAATTGTTTCAGGCCGCGCAGCAAAAACAGCCCGGCTCCGGGCCGCCGCGAAAAAAGGCATGAAAAAAAGTCATAGCTTACGGAGAAACTTTCGTTTGCGCAAACCGGACCGCCAGGAAAGAATCGTTGCGTTTGCGTCTGCCTTTGCGCATCCGCTTTCCAATTCATTAGGGGAATCCATGCAACGCCGTAAAGTAGTACTGGGCCTGTGCGTCGCCGCCGCGACCCTCGCCGCGCCGCTGACCTCGGGTATCGCGCACGCTGAAGACGCGTATCCGACCAAGCCCATCCGCCTGATCGTTCCCTTCCCGCCCGGTGGCACCACCGACATCGTCGGCCGCCTGTTCGCCGACAAGCTCGGCAAGGAACTGGGCCAGACCGTCGTGGTGGAAAACCGCGGCGGCGCCGGCGGTTCGATCGGCAGCGCCTTCGTCGCCAGCAGTGCGCCGGACGGCTACACCCTGGGCATCGCCACCGTGAGCACCCACGGCATCAACCCGGCCATCTACCCGAACCTGCCGTTCGATGGCGAGAAGGACTTCACGCCCGTCTCGAACCTGGCGGCCGTGCCCAACATCATGACCATCAACCCGAAGGTCCAGGCCAAGAACATCGCCGACTTCATCAAGCTGGCCAAGAGCGAGCCGGGCAAGCTGACCTACGCGTCGGCCGGCAACGGTTCGGTTTCGCACATGATGGGCGAGCTGTTCAAGATGGCTTCGGGCACCAACCTGATGCACGTGCCGTACCGCGGCGTGGGCCCGGCGCTGAACGACGCGCTGGCCGGCCAGGTCGACGTCATGTATGACAACCTGCCCTCCTCGCTGCCGCACGTGCAGTCCGGCCGCCTGATCGCCATGGCCGTGGCCTCGCCCAAGCGCGTGGCCGCCCTGCCCGACGTGCCCACGTTCGCCGAAGCCGGCCTGCCGGCCGTGAACGACGCGTCCTGGTTCGGCCTGGTGGCTCCCGCCAAGCTGCCCCAGCCCGTGCTGGACAAGCTGAACGCCGCCGTGCAGAAGGTCAGCGCCGAAGCCGACGTCAAGAGCCGCCTGGAAGCCCTGGGCGCGGCGCCGGCCGCCAACACTCCGGCCGAATTCGCGGCGCAGATCTCGGCTGAAATCGCCAAGAACAAGCGCATCGCCAAAGAAGCCAACGTGAAGATCGACTAAGCGGTCTTCGGTCCTCGCGCGCCGCCCGGTGCGCGAGGACCTCCGATTAACGAACGCAACACCCCCTTATGCGAATTACCCAACCCCTGTCTTACCGGCTCGACCTCCCGCAGCAATATCCTGATTCGGACTCCTCGGCTCCCCTCGTGCTGGACTCCCCGCACAGCGGCACCGCCTACCCCCCCGATTTCGCGGCTGCGGTGGACTTTGGCGCATTGCGCACCGCCGAGGACACCTGGGTTGACGACCTGTGGGGCGACGCCATCGAAATGGGCGTACCGATGATTGCCGCCGCGTTCCCGCGCGCCTACATCGACGCCAACCGCTCGCCCGACGAAATCGACGAATTGCTGCTGGACGCCGCCTGGCCCGACGCCATCAACGCCTCGCCCAAGGTCAAGCTGGGCAAGGGCCTGATCTGGCGCATGCTGGACGACGGCACGCCGCTCTACAACCGCAAGCTGACGGTCGCGGAAGTGCGCCACCGCATCGACGCCTGCTGGAAGCCCTACCACGCCGCGCTGGGCCAGGTGCTGGACGCCGCCCACAAGAAGTTCGGCAAGGTCTGGCACATCAACTGCCACTCCATGCCCAGCATCGCCGGCGCCTACGCCACCGACCGCCCGGGCCTGGTGCACCCCGACTTCGTGCTGGGCGACCGCGACGGCAGCACCAGCGACCCGGCCTTCCGCGAATTCATCGCCGCCTGGCTGCGCGAACGCGGCTACAACGTCACCGTCAACGATCCCTACAAGGGCGTGGAACTGGTGCGCGCCTTCGGCCGCCCCGAAGAAGGCCGCCACAGCCTGCAGATCGAGATCAACCGCAAGCTCTACATGGACGAAGTCTCGCTGCGTCCTTCCGAAAACTACGGCCGCCTGAAGGCCGATCTGCGCGAACTCACCGCCGCGCTGATCACCTGGACTCGCGCGCAAACGGCTTGACGCCGGACGTTTGCGCGCAGGTGCCGGCCGGCATCAACGTCAGACCGGCCGGAGCAATTGGGTTGCAAGACCCCAGCCCCATGGTTCGCCATGGGGTTTTTTTTGGTTTGCCGCCGGGCATTGGCGGTCCTGCGCCCCCCCGTACTCTTCCCCCTCGCTTCCCAGGGGCGAGACACCTTTCCTTGCACTTTCCCGTGTATAACTGATGCCAACTAATGAGGAGAGGCGTAGATGCACATCGGGATACCAAAAGAAACCCGAGACGGGGAAACTCGTGTCGCAGCAACACCGGAGACCGTCAAGAAGTACGTAGGCGGGAAACACACCGTCATCGTGGAGCGCGGGGCAGGCACTGCCGCCCGCTATCTCGACGAAGCCTATGAGGCAGCGGGCGCCACGCTCGGCACCGCCCAGGATGCGCTGGGGGCAGAACTCGTCATGAAGGTGCGCGCGCCTTCTGCCGCGGAACTGCCCCAGATGAAATCCGGGGCTGTCGTGGTCGGCATGCTGGATCCCTTCGACGCCGAAGGCATCCAGCAGATCGCCGCCGCCGGACTCACCGGATTCGCGCTGGAAGCCGCGCCCCGCATCACGCGGGCCCAGAGCCTGGACGTGCTGTCCTCCCAGGCCAACCTGGCCGGCTACAAGGCCGTGCTGCTGGCGGCGCACCACTACGGCCGCCTCATACCCATGATGATGACTGCCGCGGGCACGCTGAAGGCCGCCCGCGCCGTCGTGCTGGGCACTGGCGTGGCCGGGCTGCAGGCCATCGCCACCGCCAAGCGGCTGGGCGCGGTGGTCGAAGCCTCGGACGTGCGCCCCGCCGCGCGCGAACAGGTGGAATCGCTGGGCGCCAAGTTCATCGACGTGCCTTTCGAGACGGACGAAGAACGCGAGATCGCGCAAGGCACGGGCGGCTACGCCCGGCCCATGCCGCCCGCCTGGATGGCGCGGCAGGCCGCGCTCGTGTCCGAGCGCTGCAAGCAGGCCGACATCGTCGTCACCACGGCGCTGATTCCCGGCCGCCCCGCCCCCACGCTAGTGTCCGCGGAAACCGTCGCGGCCATGAAGCCGGGTTCGGTGCTGGTGGACCTGGCGGTCGAACGCGGCGGCAATTGCCCGCTGTCCGAGAAAGGCCTGGTGGTGGAAAAGCATGGCGTGACGATCATCGGGCTGACCAACCTGCCCGGCCTGGTCGCGACCGACGCTTCGGCGCTGTATGCGCGCAACATCCAGGATTTCCTGAAGCTCATCATCAATGCGGACGGCGCGCTGGCGATCCAGCGCGACGATGAAATCGTCGCGGCCTGCCTGGTGTGCGAAGGCGGCAACGTGGCGCGGAGGAACTAACAGCATGGAAGCGATCAACCCCACCCTGATGAATCTCATCATCTTCGTGCTGGCCATCTATGTCGGCTACCACGTCGTGTGGAACGTCACCCCCGCCCTGCACACGCCCTTGATGGCCGTCACCAATGCCATTTCCGCCATCATCATCGTGGGCGCCATGCTGGCGGCCGCGCTGACCGAAGGCGGGCTGGCGCGCGGCATGGGCGTGTTCGCCGTGGCGCTGGCCGCGGTCAACGTGTTCGGCGGTTTTCTCGTGACCCGGCGCATGCTGGAAATGTTCAAGAAGAAGGACCGCAAGGCAGGCAAGGAGGAAGCGAAATGATCTCGCTGAACCTCGTCACCCTGCTGTACCTGATCGCCTCGGTCTGCTTCATCCAGGCGCTCAAGGGCCTGTCGCATCCGACCACGTCGCGGCTGGGCAATGCGTTCGGCATGGCCGGCATGGCGATCGCCGTGCTGACCACGGCCGCGCTCATCGTCGGGCTGGCGCGCGACGGCGCCGCCACCATCGGCCTGGGCTGGGTCGTGTTGGGCCTCTTGGTGGGCGGCTCCATCGGCACGCTGATGGCCAAGCGCGTCGAGATGACCAAGATGCCCGAGCTGGTCGCCTTCATGCACAGCATGATCGGCCTGGCGGCGGTCGCGATTGCGGTAGCCGTGGTGGCCGAACCGCATGCCTTCGGCATCGTGCCCGTCGGCGTGCCGATTCCCACCGGCAACCGCTTCGAGCTGTTCATCGGCACCTTCGTCGGCGCCATCACGTTCTCGGGTTCGGTCATCGCCTTCGGCAAACTGTCGGGCAAGTACAAGTTCCGCCTGTTCCAGGGCGCGCCGGTGGTGTTCTCGGGCCAGCACATGCTGAACCTGGCGCTGGCGCTGCTGATGCTGGCATGCGGCATCTGGTTCATGCTCACACAGGAATGGACGCCGTTCGTCATCATGACGCTCATCGCCTTCGTGCTGGGCGTCCTGATCATCATCCCGATCGGCGGCGCCGACATGCCGGTGGTGGTGTCCATGCTGAACAGCTACTCGGGCTGGGCGGCAGCCGGCATCGGCTTCTCGCTGAACAACCCCATGCTGATCATCGCCGGTTCGCTGGTGGGTTCTTCGGGCGCGATCCTGTCCTACATCATGTGCAAGGCGATGAACCGCTCGTTCTTCAACGTCATCCTGGGCGGCTTCGGCGGCCAGGCCGGCGCGGGCGCCGCGGCGGGCGATGCGCAGCAGCGCAGCGTCAAGTCGGGCAGCCCCGACGACGCCGCCTTCCTGATGACCAACGCCGAAAGCGTGACCATCGTTCCCGGCTACGGCCTGGCGGTGGCGCGCGCGCAGCACGCGCTGAAGGAACTGGCGGAAAAGCTCACCGAGCGCGGCGTGACCGTCAAGTACGCCATCCACCCGGTGGCGGGACGCATGCCCGGCCACATGAACGTGCTGCTGGCCGAGGCCGAAGTGCCTTACGACCAGGTCTTCGAAATGGAAGACATCAACAGCGAGTTCGGCCAGACCGACGTGGTGCTGGTGCTGGGCGCGAACGACGTGGTGAATCCGGCCGCCAAGAACGACCCGAAGTCGCCCATTGCCGGCATGCCCATCCTGGAAGCCTACAAGGCCCGCACCGTGATCGTGAACAAGCGGTCCATGGCTTCGGGCTACGCGGGCCTGGACAACGAGCTCTTCTACATGGACCGCACGATGATGGTTTTCGGCGACGCCAAGAAGGTGCTTGAAGACATGGTCAAGGCCGTGGAGTAAAACGCCCGGCGCCGGATGCCGCCTGGCGTCCGGCGCCTACGCGCCGCGCTGGCCCGCAGGCTGGCGCAACTGTTCGTCAACCACTTCGATCCAATGCCGCACCGGCGTGTCGGTGCCGCTTTGCAGGTGGCCGATGCAGCCGATGTTGGCGGACAGGATCACGTCCGGTCCGCCCGCGGCGATCGCGCCCAGCTTGCGGTCGCGCAGTTCCAGCGCGATCTCCGGATTCAACACCGAATAGGCGCCCGCCGAACCGCAGCACAAGTGCTTGTCGGCGAATGGCTGCAATGCAAAACCCAGATCCGCCAGCAATTGTTCCGACAGCGGCCGCAGGCCTTGCCAATGCTGCAGCGTGCATGGCGGATGGAAGGCCGCGCGCGTGCCCGCCGGCAGCCGCGAACGCAGTTGCGCCGCATGCGGCGCGACGATCTCGGCCACGTCCTTCACCAGCGCCACGATGTCCGCAGCCTTTTGCGCGTAGGCCGGATCGTGCCGCAGGTGATGCGCATACTCCTTGACCATGGCGCCGCAGCCGGACGCGTTCATCACAATGGCCTCGACCTTGCCATCCTGCAGCAGCGGCCACCAGGCATCAACGTTGGCGCGCATCTGCGCCAGCGCATCGTCCTGCGCGTCCAGGTGGAAACTGGCCGCACCGCAGCAGCCGGCGCCGGGGGCGATGCGCGCGCCTATGCCCACCGCGTCCAGCACGCGGATGGTGGCCGCATCGATGGTCGGCATCATGGCGGGCTGCACGCAGCCCGCCAGCATCAGCACCTGGCGCGCATGGCCCGCCACCTGCGGCAGCGGCCCCGCCGCGCGGCGCTCCGGCACCTTGCGCTTGAGCGCCTCCGGCAGCATGCCGCGCACCGCCTGCCCCAGCCGCATCGCGGGCGCGAACAGCGGCGACAGCATGGTCTTGCGCAACAAGGTGCGTTTGGTCTTGTCGGCCCAGCTGCGCGGCACGCGCTCTTCGACGATCTTGCGGCCGATATCCACCAGATGGCCGTACTGGACGCCGGACGGGCAAGTGGTCTCGCAATTGCGGCAAGTCAGGCAGCGGTCCAGGTGCTGCTGCGTGGACTGCGTGGGCTCGGCGCCCTCCAGCACCTGCTTGATCAGATAGATGCGTCCGCGCGGGCTGTCCAGCTCGTCGCCCAGCACCTGATACGTCGGACAGGTCGCGGTGCAGAAGCCGCAGTGCACGCAACGCCGCAGGATGGCGTCGGCCTCCTTGCCCAGATCGGTATCGCGTGCCCAGGATGCCAGATTGGTTTGCATGATGCCCTATAGATCCAGGACCAGGCGGCCGG
The sequence above is drawn from the Achromobacter xylosoxidans genome and encodes:
- a CDS encoding NAD(P) transhydrogenase subunit alpha codes for the protein MEAINPTLMNLIIFVLAIYVGYHVVWNVTPALHTPLMAVTNAISAIIIVGAMLAAALTEGGLARGMGVFAVALAAVNVFGGFLVTRRMLEMFKKKDRKAGKEEAK
- the mnmA gene encoding tRNA 2-thiouridine(34) synthase MnmA; this translates as MSQKLTKKGRVVVGMSGGVDSSVTAWLLKQQGYEVVGLFMKNWEDDDDSEYCSTRQDLLDAASVADLVGVEFEFVNFAAEYKDRVFAEFLREYSAGRTPNPDVLCNAEIKFKAFLDHAMALGAEHIATGHYARVREVPAEGGGTQFQLLKALDASKDQSYFLHRLNQAQLSRTMFPLGEIHKTEVRRIAHEIGLHNAAKKDSTGICFIGERPFREFLNRYLPTEPGPIMTPEGQKVGRHEGLSFYTLGQRKGLGVGGVKGRQREDGTAEAWYVARKDLERNVLYVVQGHDHPWLLSGELRAQDASWVAGHAPAAGAYGAKTRYRQADAACSLEGAAGGTFSLSFTEPQWAVTPGQSAVLYDGEVCLGGGIIL
- the gcvA gene encoding transcriptional regulator GcvA, which codes for MRRFCPSLTDLQAFEVAARHSSFTRAAQELCVTQGAVSKQVKHLEEFVGIELFLRIRQGLVLTEAGRSYLTKIQAGLGQIEAATVELIAHQGQGGTLNLTCMPTFGARWLIPRLTAFMRLRPDIHVEFLPHRQGYDFSTPELDAAVRFGEGIWPGSGADYIVGREILPVCSPRLIPGGCAAPADLLAYPLLHHTSALEGWRDWFEQAGCDTRRSLEGARFDQYALLSQAAAAGFGVALIPRCLIEDELRDGKLAVAIQLPIRARMGYYLCYPEQKANLPTLQAFRTWLMEVSRAAEPQPREDARTDLK
- a CDS encoding Bug family tripartite tricarboxylate transporter substrate binding protein, with amino-acid sequence MQRRKVVLGLCVAAATLAAPLTSGIAHAEDAYPTKPIRLIVPFPPGGTTDIVGRLFADKLGKELGQTVVVENRGGAGGSIGSAFVASSAPDGYTLGIATVSTHGINPAIYPNLPFDGEKDFTPVSNLAAVPNIMTINPKVQAKNIADFIKLAKSEPGKLTYASAGNGSVSHMMGELFKMASGTNLMHVPYRGVGPALNDALAGQVDVMYDNLPSSLPHVQSGRLIAMAVASPKRVAALPDVPTFAEAGLPAVNDASWFGLVAPAKLPQPVLDKLNAAVQKVSAEADVKSRLEALGAAPAANTPAEFAAQISAEIAKNKRIAKEANVKID
- a CDS encoding Re/Si-specific NAD(P)(+) transhydrogenase subunit alpha, producing MHIGIPKETRDGETRVAATPETVKKYVGGKHTVIVERGAGTAARYLDEAYEAAGATLGTAQDALGAELVMKVRAPSAAELPQMKSGAVVVGMLDPFDAEGIQQIAAAGLTGFALEAAPRITRAQSLDVLSSQANLAGYKAVLLAAHHYGRLIPMMMTAAGTLKAARAVVLGTGVAGLQAIATAKRLGAVVEASDVRPAAREQVESLGAKFIDVPFETDEEREIAQGTGGYARPMPPAWMARQAALVSERCKQADIVVTTALIPGRPAPTLVSAETVAAMKPGSVLVDLAVERGGNCPLSEKGLVVEKHGVTIIGLTNLPGLVATDASALYARNIQDFLKLIINADGALAIQRDDEIVAACLVCEGGNVARRN
- a CDS encoding N-formylglutamate amidohydrolase, encoding MRITQPLSYRLDLPQQYPDSDSSAPLVLDSPHSGTAYPPDFAAAVDFGALRTAEDTWVDDLWGDAIEMGVPMIAAAFPRAYIDANRSPDEIDELLLDAAWPDAINASPKVKLGKGLIWRMLDDGTPLYNRKLTVAEVRHRIDACWKPYHAALGQVLDAAHKKFGKVWHINCHSMPSIAGAYATDRPGLVHPDFVLGDRDGSTSDPAFREFIAAWLRERGYNVTVNDPYKGVELVRAFGRPEEGRHSLQIEINRKLYMDEVSLRPSENYGRLKADLRELTAALITWTRAQTA
- the glcF gene encoding glycolate oxidase subunit GlcF, which produces MQTNLASWARDTDLGKEADAILRRCVHCGFCTATCPTYQVLGDELDSPRGRIYLIKQVLEGAEPTQSTQQHLDRCLTCRNCETTCPSGVQYGHLVDIGRKIVEERVPRSWADKTKRTLLRKTMLSPLFAPAMRLGQAVRGMLPEALKRKVPERRAAGPLPQVAGHARQVLMLAGCVQPAMMPTIDAATIRVLDAVGIGARIAPGAGCCGAASFHLDAQDDALAQMRANVDAWWPLLQDGKVEAIVMNASGCGAMVKEYAHHLRHDPAYAQKAADIVALVKDVAEIVAPHAAQLRSRLPAGTRAAFHPPCTLQHWQGLRPLSEQLLADLGFALQPFADKHLCCGSAGAYSVLNPEIALELRDRKLGAIAAGGPDVILSANIGCIGHLQSGTDTPVRHWIEVVDEQLRQPAGQRGA
- a CDS encoding NAD(P)(+) transhydrogenase (Re/Si-specific) subunit beta, producing MISLNLVTLLYLIASVCFIQALKGLSHPTTSRLGNAFGMAGMAIAVLTTAALIVGLARDGAATIGLGWVVLGLLVGGSIGTLMAKRVEMTKMPELVAFMHSMIGLAAVAIAVAVVAEPHAFGIVPVGVPIPTGNRFELFIGTFVGAITFSGSVIAFGKLSGKYKFRLFQGAPVVFSGQHMLNLALALLMLACGIWFMLTQEWTPFVIMTLIAFVLGVLIIIPIGGADMPVVVSMLNSYSGWAAAGIGFSLNNPMLIIAGSLVGSSGAILSYIMCKAMNRSFFNVILGGFGGQAGAGAAAGDAQQRSVKSGSPDDAAFLMTNAESVTIVPGYGLAVARAQHALKELAEKLTERGVTVKYAIHPVAGRMPGHMNVLLAEAEVPYDQVFEMEDINSEFGQTDVVLVLGANDVVNPAAKNDPKSPIAGMPILEAYKARTVIVNKRSMASGYAGLDNELFYMDRTMMVFGDAKKVLEDMVKAVE